The following proteins are encoded in a genomic region of Arachis ipaensis cultivar K30076 chromosome B02, Araip1.1, whole genome shotgun sequence:
- the LOC110269213 gene encoding uncharacterized protein LOC110269213 → MPPELLCRHQNFWSLPFCGCHKLRCRCRRSCCGRRNHHRSFCSLIQSLILSHGSSSGNCGSRLKLPPNQFVDRRCLVQPFFIRSEFGLFMPLVAVSAFEREQAGPRF, encoded by the exons ATGCCGCCGGAATTGCTCTGCCGCCACCAAAATTTCTGGTCGCTGCCGTTTTG TGGCTGTCATAAGTTACGTTGTCGCTGCCGGAGAAGCTGTTGTGGTCGCCGGAACCATCACCGGAGCTTCTGCAGCTTGATTCAGTCTTTAATCCTTTCTCACG GGTCAAGCTCCGGTAATTGCGGGTCACGATTAAAGCTGCCACCGAACCAGTTCGTAGACCGCCGCTGTTTGGTTCAGCCGTTCTTTATTCGTTCCG AATTCGGTTTGTTTATGCCGCTTGTAGCTGTTTCTGCTTTCGAGAGGGAGCAAGCAGGGCCGAGGTTCTAA